The window CGACAAGGTTGGTGAGCTCTCCCGCATGTCATATCCGACCGCGACCTGGCGGCCCTGGCCGCCTTCGCCGCGCAGGAGGCGAGCGAATGCCGCGCCGACGTCGGCGACAAAGGCTTCGTCGATCTCCTCACCGACCAGACCACGCACGTCGTAAGCCTTGATGACACGGTTGACCACGGCGGCGGGCCTGGACATGGCGGATCTCCTGACTGGGGGACTCTTGGCCGCCAGCCTATCTGTTCGGACGCCCCGGTACGGGTGTCCTTTCAGGTCAGTCCGTCGGATCCGGAAGGACGCGCAGGTGCCCTCGGCGCCGACCCGCCGCGGCCGGCCGGTGCACGGCCGACGGCATCATCCCGGCGCCCGGCGCCGGCGCGTGCGCCGCGCCGCCGGGGTCGGAGAATCCGGCGATGGGAGCCGCGGAGGACAACTCGCGGCCCTCACGGACCGCGTCGGCCAAGGCGATCAGATCGTCGTCGTCGGGGAATTCCGGCAGCGGACCGGCATGGCGCATCAATTCCCAGCCGCGCGGGGCGGTGATGCGGTTGGCGTGGCCGGAGCACAGGTCCCACGAATGCGGCTCGCGCACGATCGCCAGGGGTCCGACGACGGCCGTGGAATCGGAGTACACGAACGTCAATGTCGCCACCGCATAGTGGGGGCACGCGGGCCGGCAGCAGCGACGCGGAACATTCACGTCCGTGAGGTTATCGCGCAGCTATCACGGGAGGTCGGCGGACACGCGCGGGCGCGAGGCCGCCGATTCACAACCGTTACGATCGCTCCCGTGGTCGATTCCCGCAGTTCCCGGCGAGGTGGGCGATCCGGTGGTGGCGCCGGGTCGCGCCGCAGCCGTGAGATGCGCGGCCCACTGCTGCCCCCCACGGTGCCGGGTTGGCGCAGCCGCGCCGAGCGCTTTGACATGGCGGTGCTGGAGGCCTACGAGCCGATCGAGCGACGGTGGCAGCAACGGCTCACCGGGCTCGACGTCGCCGTCGACGAGATTCCGCGCATCGCACCGAAAGACCCGGACAGTGTGCAGTGGCCACCGGAGGTCGTTGCCGACGGCCCTATTGCGTTGGCCAGGCTGATCCCGGCCGGAGTCGACGTTCGCGGTCAGAACACACGTGCGCGAATCGTGCTGTTTCGCAAGCCCATCGAACGGCGGGCCAAGGATTCCATTGACTTGACCGATTTGTTGCATGACATTCTGGTGGCTCAGGTCGCCACATATCTAGGAGTCGAGCCATCGGTGATCGACCCGAGCATCGAAGAGGACTAGGTGCGTGGGTCAGTAACTTGCGGTCGTGGGTGTGTCGTTCTGCTGTCTGGGCGTGCGATCGACAAGGCTTGGGTTGTGAGCGTGACAGCAGCCGGGGATCAGATGTTGGAGATCGATTGTGGGGTGGCGGGGTCTCCGCGGGCGCGGGGGCAGGGTCCGGTCGATAAGACGTTCCGGCTGTATGACCAGGATCAGTCGTTTCTGATGCCGCCGTCGCTGCGGGACTGGCTTCCCGGCGATCATCTGGCGTTGTTCGTGTCCGAACTGGTCGACGAGGTTCTCGATCTGTCACCGTTTCTGGCCGCCTACACCGAGGCCCGCGGCTTTCCGCCCTATCACCCCCGGTTGATGCTCAAATTGCTGCTCTACGGGTACACGACCGGGGTG is drawn from Candidatus Mycolicibacterium alkanivorans and contains these coding sequences:
- a CDS encoding DUF3499 domain-containing protein, which gives rise to MNVPRRCCRPACPHYAVATLTFVYSDSTAVVGPLAIVREPHSWDLCSGHANRITAPRGWELMRHAGPLPEFPDDDDLIALADAVREGRELSSAAPIAGFSDPGGAAHAPAPGAGMMPSAVHRPAAAGRRRGHLRVLPDPTD
- a CDS encoding metallopeptidase family protein — translated: MRGPLLPPTVPGWRSRAERFDMAVLEAYEPIERRWQQRLTGLDVAVDEIPRIAPKDPDSVQWPPEVVADGPIALARLIPAGVDVRGQNTRARIVLFRKPIERRAKDSIDLTDLLHDILVAQVATYLGVEPSVIDPSIEED